The window tcaaccccttaaatgagctgaaaaagcggatggacggtgtggataaaccacatgcattcacggtgggcccgacaTAGTTTTCTGAGGATACTAAGTAACCcagtatgcaatccaatttcAATCGGCCCCTAATTGCAATGCGTCCACAGTTGGCTGCCAACCTCAAGCCAGGATTAGGGCCTTTTAGAAAGATGTGAGCTCATGTCCAAGCCATATAGTTAATTCCCGAGCATCTGCTCGAGCCAATCCAAGTCTCAGCTTGCATGTACTTTAATATAGATAAATGGTTTTCCTTTCGCTAGGAAACCATTTTTCCCAAAGGCTCACTTGGTGAGTGAACGATCTAGATTTTGGTCCAGGGCATGCTTGTGGTAGGTCCTACCTGTTGAATGGTCTGAATCTTGCATGTATGTGGCAAACAGGTATTTATGTTGAGCAGGGGCAGCTCTAAGGGGGAGGTAGGTGAGGCAATCGCCTGAGGTCCCCTAATCATGAAGGCTATacattatagcaaaattaaaaattcttaatTACGAAGGTCACATattataagaaaattaaaattaagaagaaaaaaaaaagtctaaattttttgaaataaaatttattGCAATTGCTACAAAATAAGAACAtttaaaaattagtttataaatttgaaattgaaaataaaaaacaaatcctatAAACTATTACTATCAATAATAACAATCTaactctatcgtctcttttcaaaataataacatcATTCTTAATAAATTCTTCTCATAAAATCTAGGACTACGAGTATCTACTTTATTGTTAATTaagttttcaaaaaattaaattctaatctcatttttctaaattaaattataaCTTCATTTTTCTAACGGTATAGTGGCACGCCAATGTATAATTAGGTTATTAGTAGTAGATTGTTCTTTTTGCTAAACAATAAAACAATCGCACAATACAATTGACTTTTTGACTAAATAAAATAGCTTCCCAATCTCAAagtattttttacttttttattaaataatattTGCAAAACAACTTTTCAAATAATCggcaaatcaatttattagagtCTTGATCTATTGGTTGCTGCTGATTCAATAAATCTAGGATTGGTTAGATTTTATTATCtaaaaatttatatttcaatttattatttatatttttaaattaaaaaacctCATTTTTATGATCCGCTTAAGGCCCTCAAAAATGTTGAGCTGCCCCTGATCTTGAGAATTAGTCTTGTCTATGCTATAACAAGATTCACTTCTTCACCTAGACCAGGCAATGGGTCAGGTCCGGGCTTGGCTTTTGAAGACTTCAGGCCGCTTGATTTGCTGGGCCCCATCCCATTGCTGGCTTTATCTTCCATCTCTCCTTAAAATTCCGATTCTTCTTTACAAAATTACTTTGACACGATGAACATTTTGAAATTTGTCACACGTGTAGAATATCCTTCCcatacaaaaggtgggccccaccatgatgatctctcgggatgaaaatcaggccaatcaactGCTGCTCtaatgattttgatgttgtgtcCCTACCAAGAATCaatgcccactttttcctgtggtgtggtccacatgacctttggatctgcatcgtttttgggtttataccctaaaatgaactgaaaaaatggatggacggcgtggataaaacacatacatcatggtggagcccacagagctttgacaccagccagGGATcagcagccaaaccgcgtccataaAAAAACTCACCACGTCATTTCATCACCGCTGGAGGTGGTGTGTGGCTTCGCTAGGCAATCTGCGCCGGAcggggatttcctgcgaaaggctttcgcaggaagttcctgcgctgggaactcaggtggggcccactgtgaggtttgtgagaaatcctccccgttcattcgttttgtgagttcattttagtatattttgtcaaaaatgaaccatatccaaagcttgagggatccgtactaaaggaaaatgtggttagagaaattcctaccattgaaaccttcctgggttgaacagtgatgtttagatgccatccataccattaataacgtcattcctattgggatgaactgaaaacaaaaatattatcaagaatcaaaacttctgtagctccacaaatatttcaactgtggatatttaattatcatgtttttggctctcttgagctttggatacggttcatttttggagaaatgtcctgaaatgaactcacaaaacgtatgaacggagaagatttctcataaatatcacagtgggccccacctaatttcccagcgcaggaacttcctgcgaaaggctttcgcaggaaatccgcgtccatctgcGCCCGTATTATCGCGGGATTCAAtaggccaatggtctggatcagcgggaagtgggccccactatcgaaTTGAAAACCCGCCTGTTTTTTTACAAACGACCCTGTCACGCTCTCCTCCGTCGTTCCCTAAAACCCAGAAAATTAGGGTTTATGGCGGAGAATCGAAGCAAGACAGAAGGAGATGGCTCTGAAACCCTAAAGCGATCTTTCTCCAATGGCTGCTCTCCGATTCATTCCGCTCACATTCCAAATCCTTCGTCACAATCCCTTCGAGTACTCCGAAAGTACCCCTAAAACCCTCAACCTCTCTGCCCCAGCAGCATGAGCAGACGATGGGCAAAGATGGTATTTTCTCGATCACCCGCCGTCTTCAATTCAATCCAATCCAACCGTTGCTTCCTGCCAAAACCATCCCGCTTTCATCCATTCAAAAACCGCCGCCTCAATTTCTGCAGCACCAACAGTAGCAGTAGCTCCTCGGAGGACGATTTGAACggattgatcgatcccgatttctCCATTATGTCAAATGGGGCATCAGTCTCCCCGCAGCGAGAGAACCGGGGTGGTGAATCCGTCTCTGCGGAGGATTTCGCCTTTTTAAATGATGCCGTGTTGGATTATGATGCAGCGGATGTGAATTCTTCTTCTTGTAAGTACTCCGATGAAGCCATTTCGATCTCCAATGCAGTTCGAGACATTGGTGCGGATTTTGATGTCGGAACTGAGAAATTCCTTAGGCAGTTTAGAGATAAATTGGATGATTCATTGGTAACTGATGTGTTGAAGCTGCTCGTCAAAAGTCCTGAATCAGGGGTTCGGTTCTTCATCTGGGCTGGCCGCCAAATCGGGTACCGCCATTCGGGTCCAGCTTATGATGCCCTGTTAGATATTCTAGGATTTGGAAGAAGCAGCAGAATACCTGAACATTTTCTCCGAGAAATTAGTGAAGAAGATCCTGAAATCCTTGGGAAATTGCTCAATGTTTTGATTCAGAAGTGTTGCCGGAATGGGTTTTGGAATGAGGCCTTAGAAGAGCTCGGAAGGCTCAAAGATTTCGGGTATAAGCCATCGAAGACGACGTACAGTGCATTGATTCAGGTTCTTTTGAAGGCCGATCGTTTGGATTCGGCTTTTCTAGTCCATAGAGAGATGTCGGAATTAGGATTTAGTATGGATGGTTTCACAATGGGTTATTTTGCTCGTTCACTTTGCAAGGCCGGAAGGTGGAGAGAAGCTCTGGGTATCATTGAAAAGGAAGATTTTGTGCCTGATACTGTTATTTATACGAAAATGATTAGTGGGTTGTGTGAAGCTTCGCTTTTTGAAGAAGCTATGGCTTTCTTGAATAGAATGCGTTCAAATTCCTGTATTCCGAATGTTGTGACGTATACAAAGCTGCTCGACGGGCTTTTGAGGAAAAGACAGCTTGGTAGGTGTAAGAGAGTTCTTAGTACGATGATAACGGAGGGCTGTAATCCGAGCCCTTCATTGTTTAATTCTCTTGTCAATGCATATTGCAGCTCGGGGGATTATTCCTATGCCTACAAGCTGCTCAAGAAGATGGTGGGTTGTGGCTGCCCACCGGGCTATGTAACATACAATATCTTGATTGGGGGTATTTGCGGGAATGAGGATTTACCGAGTTCTGATGTTTTGGAACTGGCCGAGAAAGCATATGCAGAGATGTTGGATGCTGGGATTGTTCTGAATAAGGTGAATGTGGGCCATTTCGCCAGGTGCCTTTGCAGTGTGGGGAAGTTCGAGAAGGCATTCACTGTCATTCGAGAGATGATGAGTAGAGGCTTCATACCTGATAGTAGTACGTATTCGAAAGTGATCAGTTTTCTCTGTCAGGCTTGTAAAGTGGAAAAAGCCTTTCACTTATTTGAAGACATGAAGAAGAACGCTCTCGTTCCTGATGTCTATACTTACACCATTTTGATTGACAGTTTTTGTAAAGTTGGGCTTATTCAACAGGCTCGTAACTTGTTTAATGAAATGGTGAGAGATGGTTGTGCTCCAAATGTGGTGACTTTTACTGCACTTATACATGCATATCTCAAGGCGAGGAGATTATCCGAGGCAAATGAGCTTTTCGAGAGTATGCTTACTTTGGGTTGCACTCCAAATGTCGTCACATACACTGCTTTGATCGACGGACATTGCAAGGCTGGAGAGCTTGAGAAGGCTTGCCAGATTTATGCTAGGATGAGAGGGAGCAGAGATGTTCCGGATGTTGATATGTACTTTGAAGGTGATGCTAGCAGCAACACAGAGCCAAACATATTTACATATGGTGCATTGGTTGATGGCTTATGCAAAGCCCACAAAGTGGTTGAGGCTCATGATTTATTGGATGGAATGTCAGTGGCTGGTTGTGAGCCGAATCACGTGGTCTATGATGCTCTTATTGATGGGTTTTGCAAGGTTGGGAAGCTAGATGAAGCCCAGGAAGTCTTCGTCAAAATGTCTGAACGTGGGTACAGCCCAAATGTATACACATATAGCTCATTAATAGATAGATTGTTTAAGGACAAAAGGTTGGATCTTGCTTTGAAGGTCTTGTCTAAAATGCTCGAGAACTCCATTGTTCCCAATGTCGTTACTTACACGGAGATGATAGATGGGCTATGTAAAGTGGGGAAAACTGATGAGGCATACAAGCTTTTAGTGATGATGGAAGGAAAAGGTTGCCACCCTAATGTTGTGACGTATACTGCTATAATAGATGGTTTTGGAAAAGTGGGCAAAGTTGACATGTGCCTTGACCTTTTGAGACAAATGACCGGAAAGGGTTGTGCTCCTAATTTCATTACATATAGGATACTAATAAACCATTGTTGTGCTTCGGGCCTTTTGGATGAAGCTCACAAGCTTCTAGAGGAGATGAAACATACTTACTGGCCTAAATATGTAGCGGGATATCGTAACGTGATCCAAGGGTTCAATAGAGAGTTTTTAGTCTCACTTGGGCTTCTGGAAGAGATATCAAAGTATGATTCAGTGCCACTTGTTCCTGCTTACAATATTCTGATTGATAGCCTTTGCAAGGTTGGAAGATTGGAGGAGGCACTGGCATTGCATAAAGAGATATCTACCTCTTCGTCAGTGTGTTTGCCTATTGTTGGCAAAAATATGTATTGTTCTTTGATTGAGAGCCTCTGCCTTGCATGTAAGGTTCAAAAGGCTTTCGAGTTGTACAGTGACATGACCAGAAGGGGCTACATTCCTGAATTGAGTCTCTTCGTTTCCCTTGTTAAAGGGCTTATCAGGGTGAACCGGTGGGATATAGCCCTTCAGCTTTCAGATAGCATATATCGCATGGTAAGTCTCTTCCCCCCACTTTGACTGGTCTCTCTCCCCTTTTCACACACaaacacatacatacacacacaattACGTGCATAGATACATGGATACATGCATGCATTTTCTTCTACCTTTCCATCTACACAACACACATTTACACCTGATTGCATTATCATTTTTTATGCATATGCGAGCGCAGGATGAACACGTCAATTGATTCCTTTTTCAAGGCCTCTTTTTAGAGCTGACTTCTTTTTTGCAACTAACTAGTAATAATAGGTTTTCATTGTAGGAGAAAATAGAATATTCTGGCTGGTGGCATTCTTAATCAAACGATAGAGGCTTGTATCGATTTAATAGTAAACATAAAAGACACATGTAATGCAATCTAAAGGGGACCTTTTAAACAAGTTACAGTCATAAAAATGGCAACATGAAGGATCACATTTACAACTAGGTAGCTTGCTGTTGGGAGAACACTTGACTTGAGTAAGTGAAAGTTTCTTTTCGGAAATAATTGGGGTGGTGTTTAGGTAGTTAGAAGAAGAGTTTTGTGAAGTTATAAACTCATTGGTTCTAAGAAATATATAAATAAGTCTCTCAGGAAGCAATCTATACCAGAATTTTTTGAGAGATAGAAAACTAGCTTTGGTCAAATTGGTAGGTTTCTGATTGTACTTGGTCATATTTGCatcttgggatttttttttttttttttgcttagctTTCTGATCGAACTGGGTTCCACCTGTGTGACATAAAAATGTGCTTATCATCCTGGaaagatagattgaaaatatatGAACTTCCGAACAGCAAAACTACCTATTTCTCAGTTTGTTGCTTGTATTTCTCAAGTTTCTCATACAAATCAcacttttaattttagaaacccATTTAACTGTTTTCTAAAGGGAACAACAGATTCTAAGTAGTGTGGATTGCCAAGGGACCCCTCTCAAGAGGGGAGATCCTATGGTTGGATCTCGCTGGTCTACTGGTTTGTCTGCTTAAATGGAAATGTAATCCACCAAGAAAAAAAGGGAACAAAAGATTGAGGTATGTGCAGGTTGCAGATTCAATTTCCCCAGTCTGCGAAAATGTTGGAACATTTTCTTCCTTGCTTGACAACAAGCATGGTACACCATTTTGCTACCTGCCAATTTGAtgaacttaaaaaaaataaaaaataaaatcagaattccCTTGTCAAGATTGGAGATGCATTCAATAAGGTCTTACGTCAGCAAATGAGGATGCAAGGACATGCTTGCTTTCTTTGTTGTGTATGGTAGTGGGTTTCTTCTGCTGCTCATGTTGAATAAGCAGGTCATGAAAACTATGAAACAGTCTTCAACCAAATAGAAAGTTAGGCTAATAAGTCTCGTGTATTTACTATGTGTCAGAAACCAGCAGGCTAGTTCttgatattctttattattctcaAAAGTACGGACATAGTCaatgatgcaggataattaaccacttgctctaaaagctcgaactgatagagcatggtgaatcaatcccttaatctcatagcccaggccccacatcgcatgtgtttaggacctcggccgaaccctcctcatgggccccacgtcacatgggtaccgcttcacacgagccacccacctcacatgggtggggcctgcctACCACGGGccgtccaccccgagtgtgtcccctcatcccacaggctaccccactcgagtccggtgtgaaaatgcccttgcattagtcAAAGCAAACATTGTATAGATGTTTGAAATCCAATTCTAGAAACATAAAAAACATGGTAATCTCTTGTCTGTTCCTTTTCTGTCATGTGGTCTGACAAATAAATTGTCAAGAAAAAGATATTGAACCTTGTTCATCCACATCTTTCCTGGTTGAGAATGGTTTATTAAATTTATAACTCCTTTTATGGCATGTCAAAAGGCAATACATAAGCAAAGTTATAGGATTAGATTATTGATATGCTCTGATGTACTGAAACTGTGAACTTATTCacttttaaaaaggaaaaaaggaaaaaaaagaaactgTGTACTCAttcaagatctctctctctctctctctcatatatatatatatatatttatatattcatTCTTCATCGGAGCCAAGCCTCTCTATGCATATGCATGCGTTGTCCACTCTATCTGTTAATGCTGGTATATTGAACATTCTGTGctgtagtcttttttttttaacaataatTTTGGtggaaaaaaattcatttttcattGGAGCCAAGCCTCTCTATGCATGCGTTGTCTACTCTATCCTGTCAATACTAATATGTTGAATATTCTGTGCTGtagtcttttattttatttataataattttGGTGAAAAATAAGTTCCTTCTATATTTCTTGCATCTGAAATTTTTGTTAGTAAGAAGTACTTCGGCCTAAAATTTGAGTTCCCTCAATATCTCAATGTGCGTCTATTTTCAAGATACAGAGCATTTAAAGTTTAAGCTTGTGCAACTTCGTCTTTGATATCATGTAATTATCAGTTTCTTAATGGACATCATTTTTCACTTGTCTATTCAAAGCAGGACATCCACTGGCACTCTAAGGAAGAGGCTTTTGAGGGGAGCTAGGACTTAGGAGTCTTCCGATCATTTCgttatttcctcccatttgagtaAAATGGCGAGCTGAGAATGAGTTCTTGACACTCTTCTTTTCTGCAAGCCTGCATGGTTTCAACAGTTAACATTTGAAGAGGCAGTCCAATTAGCCTTGCTGGGCCGAACAAGTGAAATCATTTGACAACTCACCAGGTAGCGTGGTTTGTTATCATTGGATCAAGGCTCGGAGGGTGTTTCAGTGCTTTCACAAAGCAGTTATTAGGTATTAATTTTTCTACTTCTGTGATACTGTGGCAAAAGCCTCATTGAAGCCCCATGCACAGGAAAGTAATTTCAGCATTTCACTTTGATGCTATCCATGCAGAGAACTCTTGCCGTTGTTGGAAATGGTTTTCTGCTTCTATACTGTTTACTGATCATTACAAGGTAATTTCTTCTACCTTCTACTTTTCTCTATTTCTTTCGAATCATTAACATACAAGTTGTTTGCATGTGTAATGCATAGCATGTTactcttgttcttctttttttctttggagCGTAAATAATTTTATTAAGAAACCCAAAAGGAAGCAGCATTACAAGAGGGGAGGCAAGTTCTCAACTACAATATAATGTATCTCACTTCCTCTCCTAGCCAGCTCAATGTGAACAAAAGATACTGAGATAGTTCCTTTGAATTCCCTGTTCCCTTTGATTCATCTAGCAAGACGCCAGGGGTAGCATACACTAGTTAATAG is drawn from Magnolia sinica isolate HGM2019 chromosome 5, MsV1, whole genome shotgun sequence and contains these coding sequences:
- the LOC131246339 gene encoding pentatricopeptide repeat-containing protein At1g06710, mitochondrial isoform X1, whose protein sequence is MSRRWAKMVFSRSPAVFNSIQSNRCFLPKPSRFHPFKNRRLNFCSTNSSSSSSEDDLNGLIDPDFSIMSNGASVSPQRENRGGESVSAEDFAFLNDAVLDYDAADVNSSSCKYSDEAISISNAVRDIGADFDVGTEKFLRQFRDKLDDSLVTDVLKLLVKSPESGVRFFIWAGRQIGYRHSGPAYDALLDILGFGRSSRIPEHFLREISEEDPEILGKLLNVLIQKCCRNGFWNEALEELGRLKDFGYKPSKTTYSALIQVLLKADRLDSAFLVHREMSELGFSMDGFTMGYFARSLCKAGRWREALGIIEKEDFVPDTVIYTKMISGLCEASLFEEAMAFLNRMRSNSCIPNVVTYTKLLDGLLRKRQLGRCKRVLSTMITEGCNPSPSLFNSLVNAYCSSGDYSYAYKLLKKMVGCGCPPGYVTYNILIGGICGNEDLPSSDVLELAEKAYAEMLDAGIVLNKVNVGHFARCLCSVGKFEKAFTVIREMMSRGFIPDSSTYSKVISFLCQACKVEKAFHLFEDMKKNALVPDVYTYTILIDSFCKVGLIQQARNLFNEMVRDGCAPNVVTFTALIHAYLKARRLSEANELFESMLTLGCTPNVVTYTALIDGHCKAGELEKACQIYARMRGSRDVPDVDMYFEGDASSNTEPNIFTYGALVDGLCKAHKVVEAHDLLDGMSVAGCEPNHVVYDALIDGFCKVGKLDEAQEVFVKMSERGYSPNVYTYSSLIDRLFKDKRLDLALKVLSKMLENSIVPNVVTYTEMIDGLCKVGKTDEAYKLLVMMEGKGCHPNVVTYTAIIDGFGKVGKVDMCLDLLRQMTGKGCAPNFITYRILINHCCASGLLDEAHKLLEEMKHTYWPKYVAGYRNVIQGFNREFLVSLGLLEEISKYDSVPLVPAYNILIDSLCKVGRLEEALALHKEISTSSSVCLPIVGKNMYCSLIESLCLACKVQKAFELYSDMTRRGYIPELSLFVSLVKGLIRVNRWDIALQLSDSIYRMQDIHWHSKEEAFEGS
- the LOC131246339 gene encoding pentatricopeptide repeat-containing protein At1g06710, mitochondrial isoform X2, whose protein sequence is MSRRWAKMVFSRSPAVFNSIQSNRCFLPKPSRFHPFKNRRLNFCSTNSSSSSSEDDLNGLIDPDFSIMSNGASVSPQRENRGGESVSAEDFAFLNDAVLDYDAADVNSSSCKYSDEAISISNAVRDIGADFDVGTEKFLRQFRDKLDDSLVTDVLKLLVKSPESGVRFFIWAGRQIGYRHSGPAYDALLDILGFGRSSRIPEHFLREISEEDPEILGKLLNVLIQKCCRNGFWNEALEELGRLKDFGYKPSKTTYSALIQVLLKADRLDSAFLVHREMSELGFSMDGFTMGYFARSLCKAGRWREALGIIEKEDFVPDTVIYTKMISGLCEASLFEEAMAFLNRMRSNSCIPNVVTYTKLLDGLLRKRQLGRCKRVLSTMITEGCNPSPSLFNSLVNAYCSSGDYSYAYKLLKKMVGCGCPPGYVTYNILIGGICGNEDLPSSDVLELAEKAYAEMLDAGIVLNKVNVGHFARCLCSVGKFEKAFTVIREMMSRGFIPDSSTYSKVISFLCQACKVEKAFHLFEDMKKNALVPDVYTYTILIDSFCKVGLIQQARNLFNEMVRDGCAPNVVTFTALIHAYLKARRLSEANELFESMLTLGCTPNVVTYTALIDGHCKAGELEKACQIYARMRGSRDVPDVDMYFEGDASSNTEPNIFTYGALVDGLCKAHKVVEAHDLLDGMSVAGCEPNHVVYDALIDGFCKVGKLDEAQEVFVKMSERGYSPNVYTYSSLIDRLFKDKRLDLALKVLSKMLENSIVPNVVTYTEMIDGLCKVGKTDEAYKLLVMMEGKGCHPNVVTYTAIIDGFGKVGKVDMCLDLLRQMTGKGCAPNFITYRILINHCCASGLLDEAHKLLEEMKHTYWPKYVAGYRNVIQGFNREFLVSLGLLEEISKYDSVPLVPAYNILIDSLCKVGRLEEALALHKEISTSSSVCLPIVGKNMYCSLIESLCLACKVQKAFELYSDMTRRGYIPELSLFVSLVKGLIRVNRWDIALQLSDSIYRMDIHWHSKEEAFEGS